CCGTACCCGAGAACCTCGGGACCCATGAAGGCTTCGACTCCGGTCATCCGCGTGGTCAGGGGGAAATAGTAAGCGGCCGGCGCCGAGTAGGGGGCGGGCGCCAGAAGAACGCCGTCCTCCATGAGGGTCACCTTGGCGCTGCGCTCGGTCGAGGTTCCCCGGATTCCGATGTTCGGACGCAACCCGTATCCGTCTTCCTCGCGCAGGTGCACGCCCGGCACCTGGCGGAGCACCCGGTGAATATCGTCATACTCGGTGCGCTCCAGATCGTCGGCCGCCAGCGCGTACGCGGGACGATCCAGCCGGTCGCGCGCGGGCTGGGAGGTCCCCACGACGGTTTCCTCCTCGAGCTCCTGAGTCGGCCCCGCCGGCTCCTGCGGCCGGGACGGAGTTTCGGAGGGGGGCGGCGGCTGGACCTGGGCCGCCAGCGACAGGCCGGCGACAAGCGAAAAAAGAGGAAGCATCGGATTCACCGGGAAACGGTCGGGTTCGCGCGAAGCGGGAGATCGGTCGGTCCCGGAAGGATCCACCGGGCCGCGCCCAGCCCGTCCCGCACCCGGGCCAGGTCCACCGCCGGATCGATCATCAGCCGCGAAGGGCGCCCGTTCAGGGACACCTTCGCCTCGGCCCGGACCTCCACCTCCCCATGCCCCTTCCTCCGCAGGTCCCCGGCGACGTGGTGCGCCAGCTGGAGGATGAGGTCGGGCTGGCCGGACATCTCGAGCTCCTGGCGCGGCGTCAGGTATTCCGACGGGCTCACCTGCCACGACCGCCCGGTCCGCGGGTCGCGCACGTGGTAGGTCACGCTTCCGCTTTTTTCCCGGAGCATCACCTTCCACGCCCAGCGCATCCCCTGTTCATTCCAGAGGACGTCGCCCGGATAAAGCCAGTGGCGGAACGGGAAGAGGACCTGAAACGCCCCGTAGGCCAGAAGGGCGCCTTGCGCCCATCGTGGCGGCGGCCGGGAGACCGCGGAACCGGGCGCAGGCGCCGGCGGCGCGCGCCGGCGAAGGCGGGCCGCGATCCGCGAGGGCCAGTCGGGCTCGAAAAAGAGGGTGGCGTTGATCGCCATGAGGGCCGGGAAAATCCCGATGTCGAACAGAATCTGCGTCAGCCCGTGGAAAACGAGGACCGCCGCAAACGCGAAGGGACGCGTCCGCTTCCAGAGCAGCCACGCGACGATCGTGGTGTCGAAGAGAAGTCCCCCCCAGCTGAAAAGATACGCCGTCTCGGGGAGCGCGAAGAGCGGCCCGAGCACGGGCGTCTCGTCGCGCGCCTTGAGCCAGATCCCGAGAGGCTGGGCGTGGAGAAGCCAGTCGCTTCCGAGCTTGGCGAGTCCCGCGTGCACGTAGACGATCCCGACCTGGAATCGCAGAAGCCAGAGCGTCCAGGCCGGAACCTGCGCGCGCGCCGCGTCCGGCCGGCGCCGCGCGTCGAGCGACCCCCGCGCGTTCATGGGAAGAAACGTCATCAGAAGCGCCAGGAGCGTGACGAGGTAGTAATGGTTGAGATAGTTCGTGACGTCCGTAAGTTCCGCGTAGGCGAAAAGACCCAGAAACGCCGCGATCGCCGCGCGATAGAAAAGCCCCAGAGCCACCAGAAGCGCCGACGCCGCGATTCCCCCGTAGAGAAGCCACATCCCCTCTTCCGGGAGGACCTTCACCCAGCCGAATCCGTAATACTTGAAGTGAAACGCCGGCTGGACGTAGAAGATCTCGATCCAGCCGCTGGCCATGAAGCGGACCGTGCTCAGGAAGAGCAGGGTTCCGAAGAGGATGCGGTAGGCCGCCAGGGATTCGGCCGGGATCGGACGCCCCAGGGCGGCCCGCAGTCTCTCCGCGCGCCCGGGCGACCGGGAGGCGTCCGGAACTCCGGCTTGGGCGGACGTCGTCACGATCCCTTCCTCCGGCGCCTCAATCGTTGTCCCCGGCGCCCGTGTTGGGGACCGAAAGGTTGAGGACGGTCACGAACTGGCTCTTCAGGTGGTCCGTGATGTCCTTGATCGCCGCGTGGGCCGCCTGGACGGAAGAAAGGTCGCTGACGAGGGCGTCCTGAAGCGTGCCGGGGATCGCCTGGACCGCCGCGATCGCCTCGGCGATGTCGGTTTCCATCTCGGCCGCCAGGGCGGGCGCCCCGCGCGCGGTCAGGAAGTCGTCGAAACCGACGCCCGGAGGATCCCCCGGACGGTTCCCGAGGAACATGAACTGAAAGGTTTCCAGGTTTCTCAGGAGGTGTTCTTTGGACGTGGCCGCGGTGGGCGATTCCACGCGGGACGGGTCCACCGTGCCGCCGCTGATCCCGGCGGGCGCTCCGATCTTTTTGTCCTTGACCATCGTGTCGAGGTAGAACATTCCCGCGAAGACGTCGTTGACGGCCGCGTGGGCGGAGGAATAGACCCCGCTCGTCCCGGCGTTGGAGAACTTGCCCGCGAAGTCGTTTCCCGAGGGCGCCCATTCGTCGAGGAGCTGCTGGGCGCGGGCCAGAACGTTTCCGGCGCACGCCGCGGCGTACTCGGCCCGCCGCTGCTCGATCTCCTCCGCCGTCAGCGCGCCCCACGCTCCGTCCGAGTTCGGAGGCACGCCGGAGCCGCAGGCGTTTCCCGTGTCGGCGCGGAAGAGGAGATACTCCAGGGCGTCCAGGCCGTACACGTTGACCAAGCGGGTCTGGAAGAAATCGGCGTCGTTGAATTCGCCGGCGACGACCTCCCGGTCGATGTCGCAGGGGCTCGTCGTGGGCCACGAATAGATGTAGTCCCTCAGGTTCATCCCGGCGACGACTTCGGTGCTCTTGCCCGCGGGACCGAATTGCAGAAGCTCCGCCCGCTGCCAGACGTCCATGGCGTCCTTCCAGGCCTGCCGCGCGGCGGCGCGCAGGTCGGGATCGGCGACGTCGGCGGCGTAGGCGTCGGCCGCCGTCTTCAGGGCCTGCGCCTTGGCCACGAAGTCCTCGTAGACCGGAAGGACCAGATTCGCCGCCAGGTTGGCCAGAAGAGCCTCCCGGTCGAAGGTATCGCCGGCTCCGCCTCCCCCTCCACCGCCGCCCCCGCAGCTCGGAATGATCGCCGCCGCCAGGGCGGGCGCCAGGGCCGTCAACGGAAGTGCGCCGAACTTCGCGCGTGAACGCCGCATCGCGTCACTCCTTGCGAAAAAGCGCCCGGGGGCCGCGGCCGCTCCGCGGCCCCCCGGAGACGCCGGACCTACTGAACCGGGAGGAGCAGCGCGTACGCATCCTCGCTGCCCGAAGAGACCCGCCAGCCGACCAGGAGAGCCTGCGTTCCCGACAGCGCCCCGCCCCAGAACTGGTCGTCCGTATTCGCCCCGAACGGGACGAGATGAGGCGCCGCGCCGTAGGCGGGATCGAGCGTCCCGTCGGCCGCCAGGACCGCGAAAACCGCCTTCCGCGTGGGGCTCGTCCCCGTGGACCCCAGGAG
This portion of the Planctomycetota bacterium genome encodes:
- a CDS encoding HTTM domain-containing protein produces the protein MTTSAQAGVPDASRSPGRAERLRAALGRPIPAESLAAYRILFGTLLFLSTVRFMASGWIEIFYVQPAFHFKYYGFGWVKVLPEEGMWLLYGGIAASALLVALGLFYRAAIAAFLGLFAYAELTDVTNYLNHYYLVTLLALLMTFLPMNARGSLDARRRPDAARAQVPAWTLWLLRFQVGIVYVHAGLAKLGSDWLLHAQPLGIWLKARDETPVLGPLFALPETAYLFSWGGLLFDTTIVAWLLWKRTRPFAFAAVLVFHGLTQILFDIGIFPALMAINATLFFEPDWPSRIAARLRRRAPPAPAPGSAVSRPPPRWAQGALLAYGAFQVLFPFRHWLYPGDVLWNEQGMRWAWKVMLREKSGSVTYHVRDPRTGRSWQVSPSEYLTPRQELEMSGQPDLILQLAHHVAGDLRRKGHGEVEVRAEAKVSLNGRPSRLMIDPAVDLARVRDGLGAARWILPGPTDLPLRANPTVSR
- a CDS encoding imelysin family protein — translated: MRRSRAKFGALPLTALAPALAAAIIPSCGGGGGGGGGAGDTFDREALLANLAANLVLPVYEDFVAKAQALKTAADAYAADVADPDLRAAARQAWKDAMDVWQRAELLQFGPAGKSTEVVAGMNLRDYIYSWPTTSPCDIDREVVAGEFNDADFFQTRLVNVYGLDALEYLLFRADTGNACGSGVPPNSDGAWGALTAEEIEQRRAEYAAACAGNVLARAQQLLDEWAPSGNDFAGKFSNAGTSGVYSSAHAAVNDVFAGMFYLDTMVKDKKIGAPAGISGGTVDPSRVESPTAATSKEHLLRNLETFQFMFLGNRPGDPPGVGFDDFLTARGAPALAAEMETDIAEAIAAVQAIPGTLQDALVSDLSSVQAAHAAIKDITDHLKSQFVTVLNLSVPNTGAGDND